The following coding sequences lie in one Myxococcus xanthus genomic window:
- a CDS encoding phasin family protein, whose product MDNKPEAPREKHPVTETFERLWSQALLAVNTAEEEASRAVQRVAAVAGWSQDEVKRQAREFSERLVGHRKDLEHNVEERVRQALTKMKLPRREELSAFGTRLDKLAERIQALEHRK is encoded by the coding sequence ATGGACAACAAGCCCGAGGCCCCCCGAGAGAAGCACCCTGTGACGGAGACGTTCGAGCGTCTCTGGAGCCAGGCCCTGCTGGCGGTGAATACGGCCGAGGAAGAAGCCTCGCGGGCCGTGCAGCGCGTGGCCGCGGTGGCGGGTTGGAGCCAGGACGAGGTGAAGCGCCAGGCCCGGGAGTTCAGTGAGCGGCTGGTGGGCCACCGCAAGGACCTGGAGCACAACGTGGAAGAGCGGGTGCGCCAGGCCCTGACGAAGATGAAGCTGCCCCGCCGCGAGGAGCTGTCGGCGTTTGGAACCCGGCTGGACAAGCTGGCCGAGCGCATCCAGGCCCTGGAGCACCGGAAGTGA
- the rpoC gene encoding DNA-directed RNA polymerase subunit beta', which yields MKDIFNFFEKPKDPLSFNAIRIALASPDKIRQWSHGEVKKPETINYRTFKPERDGLFCARIFGPVKDYECNCGKYKRMKHRGVVCEKCGVEVIQSKVRRERLGHITLATPVAHIWFLKSLPSRIGNLLDITLKELEKVLYCESYIVLDPKATPLQKGELISEDKMHRLYQEHGEDSFTTGMGGEAVREMLKSLDVEKLSEELRKDMRETTSEAKRKKYAKRLKVAEAFRVSGNKPEWMMLDVIPVIPPDLRPLVPLDGGRFATSDLNDLYRRVINRNNRLKRLQELNAPDIIIRNEKRMLQEAVDALFDNGRRGKTITGPNKRPLKSLSDMLKGKQGRFRQNLLGKRVDYSGRSVIVVGPELRLHQCGLPKIMALELFKPFIYNKLEEKGYVTTIKSAKKMVEKERPEVWDILEDVIREHPVLLNRAPTLHRLGMQAFEPVLIEGKAIQLHPLVCAAFNADFDGDQMAVHVPLSIEAQMEARVLMMSTNNILSPANGKPIIVPTQDMVLGIYYMTRAREFANGEGRVFASPDEVRAAYDHGEVHLQAKVVCRIDGKRKETTVGRVLLWEVVPRAVGFDAINKVLDKKSLGGLIDLCYRLTGEKETVLLADRVRSLGYYNATRAGISIALKDMIIPAKKQEFLDFARKEVSEIENQYLEGLITDGERYNKVIDIWAEITEKVAQEMMQQISQEETSGDRDGKRETRKQPSFNPIYIMADSGARGSAQQIRQLAGMRGLMAKPSGEIIETPITANFREGLSVLQYFISTHGARKGLADTALKTANSGYLTRRLVDVAQDAIINEYDCGTMDGLFIGALVEGGEIIEPLGERILGRVALDDILDPVTGEVLVRANEEIDEDRVRRIENSGMDKVKIRSVLTCQAKRGICVECYGRDLARGRKVSVGEAVGVIAAQSIGEPGTQLTMRTFHIGGAATRRAEQSSLENRYAGSVKFAGLTTVQKTDGTLVAMNRNGEIVVVDDSGRERERYQVIYGARILVKEGQRIEPGVLMAEWDPFAIPLLTEVGGVVRYEDIIEGVTMSEALDEVTGLSRKTVIESKDPEARPRVTIRDANGNVKDLPSSRNPASYFLPQGSIITVNDGDEIHPGEVIAKVPRETTKTKDITGGLPRVAELFEARKPKDAAAIAEIDGVVSFGKDTKGKRKLIITPEVNGEQRTDLAKEYLISKGKNISVHSGDRVKAGEAMMDGSANPHDILKVLGEKELARYLVDEVQEVYRLQGVKINDKHIETIVRQMLRRVRVTDVGDTNFLVDEQVEKWVFEEENEKVMSEGKRPAVGEPLLLGITKASLSTESFISASSFQETTKVLTEAAINGKVDYLRGLKENVIMGRLIPAGTGLPNYKHLDIAVESPTDEVNEMEAALAATHGDTGPLGEPSRPVGAQTTGAA from the coding sequence GTGAAGGACATTTTCAACTTCTTCGAGAAGCCGAAGGACCCGCTGTCGTTCAACGCCATCCGCATTGCGCTGGCGTCGCCCGACAAGATTCGCCAGTGGTCCCATGGCGAGGTGAAGAAGCCGGAGACGATCAACTACCGCACGTTCAAGCCGGAGCGGGATGGGCTCTTCTGCGCCCGCATCTTCGGACCGGTGAAGGACTACGAGTGCAACTGCGGCAAGTACAAGCGCATGAAGCACCGCGGCGTGGTGTGCGAGAAGTGCGGCGTGGAGGTCATCCAGTCCAAGGTGCGCCGTGAGCGCCTGGGCCACATCACCCTGGCCACGCCGGTGGCCCACATCTGGTTCCTCAAGTCGCTGCCGAGCCGCATCGGCAACCTGCTCGACATCACGCTGAAGGAGCTGGAGAAGGTCCTCTACTGCGAGAGCTACATCGTCCTCGATCCGAAGGCGACGCCGCTGCAGAAGGGCGAGCTCATCAGCGAGGACAAGATGCACCGGCTCTACCAGGAGCACGGTGAGGACTCCTTCACCACGGGCATGGGCGGCGAGGCCGTCCGCGAGATGCTCAAGTCGCTGGACGTGGAGAAGCTGTCCGAAGAGCTGCGCAAGGACATGCGTGAGACCACCAGCGAGGCGAAGCGGAAGAAGTACGCCAAGCGCCTGAAGGTGGCCGAGGCGTTCCGCGTTTCCGGCAACAAGCCGGAGTGGATGATGCTGGACGTGATTCCGGTGATTCCGCCGGACCTGCGTCCGCTCGTTCCCCTGGACGGTGGCCGCTTCGCGACCTCCGACCTGAACGACCTGTACCGCCGCGTCATCAACCGCAACAACCGTCTGAAGCGCCTCCAGGAGCTGAACGCTCCGGACATCATCATCCGCAACGAGAAGCGGATGCTGCAGGAGGCCGTGGACGCGCTGTTCGACAACGGCCGTCGCGGCAAGACGATCACGGGCCCCAACAAGCGCCCGCTGAAGTCGCTGTCCGACATGCTCAAGGGCAAGCAGGGCCGGTTCCGCCAGAACCTGCTCGGCAAGCGCGTGGACTACTCGGGCCGCTCCGTCATCGTGGTGGGCCCCGAGCTGCGCCTGCACCAGTGCGGTCTGCCGAAGATCATGGCGCTCGAACTCTTCAAGCCGTTCATCTACAACAAGCTCGAAGAGAAGGGTTACGTCACCACCATCAAGTCCGCGAAGAAGATGGTGGAGAAGGAGCGTCCCGAGGTCTGGGACATCCTCGAGGACGTCATCCGCGAGCACCCGGTGCTCCTCAACCGCGCCCCCACGCTGCACCGTCTGGGCATGCAGGCCTTCGAGCCCGTGCTGATTGAAGGCAAGGCCATCCAGCTGCACCCGCTGGTGTGCGCCGCCTTCAACGCCGACTTCGACGGCGACCAGATGGCCGTGCACGTGCCGCTCTCCATCGAGGCTCAGATGGAGGCCCGCGTGCTGATGATGTCGACGAACAACATCCTCAGCCCCGCGAACGGCAAGCCCATCATCGTCCCGACGCAGGACATGGTGCTCGGCATCTACTACATGACCCGCGCCCGCGAATTCGCCAACGGCGAGGGCCGCGTGTTCGCCTCGCCGGACGAGGTGCGTGCCGCGTACGACCACGGCGAAGTGCACCTCCAGGCGAAGGTCGTCTGCCGCATCGACGGCAAGCGCAAGGAGACCACCGTCGGCCGCGTCCTCCTGTGGGAGGTCGTCCCGCGCGCGGTGGGCTTCGACGCCATCAACAAGGTGCTCGACAAGAAGTCGCTCGGCGGCCTCATCGACCTCTGCTACCGCCTCACGGGTGAGAAGGAGACGGTGCTCCTCGCGGACCGCGTGCGCAGCCTCGGCTACTACAACGCCACCCGCGCCGGTATCTCCATCGCGCTCAAGGACATGATCATCCCTGCGAAGAAGCAGGAGTTCCTGGACTTCGCGCGCAAGGAAGTGTCGGAGATCGAGAACCAGTACCTCGAGGGCCTCATCACCGACGGCGAGCGCTACAACAAGGTCATCGATATCTGGGCGGAGATCACCGAGAAGGTCGCCCAGGAGATGATGCAGCAGATCTCCCAGGAGGAGACGTCCGGGGACCGCGACGGCAAGCGCGAGACGCGCAAGCAGCCGTCCTTCAACCCCATCTACATCATGGCCGACTCGGGCGCGCGTGGTAGCGCTCAGCAGATCCGTCAGCTGGCGGGTATGCGTGGCCTGATGGCGAAGCCCTCCGGCGAAATCATCGAGACGCCCATCACGGCCAACTTCCGTGAAGGCCTCTCCGTGCTGCAGTACTTCATCTCCACGCACGGCGCTCGTAAGGGTCTGGCGGACACGGCGCTCAAGACGGCCAACTCCGGTTACCTCACCCGCCGTCTCGTGGACGTGGCGCAGGACGCCATCATCAACGAGTACGACTGCGGCACCATGGACGGCCTGTTCATCGGCGCCCTGGTGGAGGGCGGCGAGATCATCGAGCCGCTCGGCGAGCGCATCCTGGGCCGCGTGGCCCTGGACGACATCCTCGACCCCGTGACGGGCGAGGTGCTGGTGCGCGCCAACGAGGAGATCGACGAGGACCGCGTCCGCCGCATCGAGAACAGCGGCATGGACAAGGTGAAGATCCGCTCGGTGCTCACCTGCCAGGCCAAGCGCGGCATCTGCGTGGAGTGCTACGGCCGTGACCTGGCCCGCGGCCGCAAGGTGTCCGTGGGTGAGGCGGTCGGCGTCATCGCGGCGCAGTCCATCGGTGAGCCGGGTACCCAGCTCACGATGCGCACCTTCCACATCGGTGGTGCGGCGACGCGGCGCGCGGAGCAGTCCAGCCTGGAGAACCGCTACGCGGGTAGCGTGAAGTTCGCGGGCCTCACCACCGTGCAGAAGACGGACGGCACGCTGGTGGCCATGAACCGCAACGGCGAAATCGTCGTCGTGGACGACTCGGGCCGCGAGCGCGAGCGTTACCAGGTCATCTACGGTGCCCGCATCCTCGTGAAGGAAGGCCAGCGCATCGAGCCGGGCGTCCTCATGGCGGAGTGGGACCCGTTCGCGATTCCGCTGCTGACCGAGGTCGGCGGTGTCGTGCGCTACGAGGACATCATCGAAGGCGTGACGATGTCCGAGGCGCTGGACGAGGTGACCGGTCTGTCGCGTAAGACGGTCATCGAGTCCAAGGACCCGGAGGCGCGTCCGCGCGTCACCATCCGCGACGCCAACGGCAACGTGAAGGACCTGCCCAGCTCCCGCAACCCGGCGAGCTACTTCCTGCCGCAGGGCTCCATCATCACCGTCAACGACGGCGATGAGATCCACCCGGGCGAGGTCATCGCCAAGGTGCCGCGCGAGACGACGAAGACCAAGGACATCACGGGCGGTCTGCCTCGCGTGGCCGAGCTCTTCGAGGCGCGCAAGCCGAAGGACGCGGCGGCGATCGCGGAGATCGACGGCGTGGTGTCGTTCGGCAAGGACACCAAGGGCAAGCGCAAGCTCATCATCACCCCCGAGGTGAACGGTGAGCAGCGCACGGACCTGGCCAAGGAGTACCTGATCTCCAAGGGCAAGAACATCAGCGTCCACTCCGGCGACCGCGTGAAGGCCGGCGAGGCGATGATGGACGGCTCGGCGAACCCGCACGACATCCTCAAGGTGCTCGGAGAGAAGGAACTCGCGCGCTACCTGGTGGACGAAGTGCAGGAGGTCTACCGACTGCAGGGCGTGAAGATCAACGACAAGCACATCGAGACCATCGTGCGGCAGATGCTCCGCCGCGTGCGCGTCACCGATGTGGGTGACACCAACTTCCTGGTCGACGAGCAGGTCGAGAAGTGGGTGTTCGAGGAGGAGAACGAAAAGGTCATGTCGGAAGGCAAGCGTCCCGCCGTTGGCGAGCCGCTGCTGCTCGGCATCACCAAGGCCTCGCTCTCCACCGAGTCCTTCATCTCCGCGTCGTCCTTCCAGGAGACCACCAAGGTGCTCACCGAGGCCGCCATCAACGGCAAGGTGGACTACCTGCGCGGCCTCAAGGAGAACGTCATCATGGGCCGGCTCATCCCCGCCGGCACGGGTCTGCCGAACTACAAGCACCTGGACATCGCGGTGGAGAGCCCCACCGACGAGGTCAACGAGATGGAGGCCGCCCTGGCCGCCACTCACGGCGACACCGGCCCCCTGGGCGAGCCTTCCCGCCCGGTAGGCGCGCAGACGACCGGCGCGGCCTAA
- the rpoB gene encoding DNA-directed RNA polymerase subunit beta, translated as MPTQIQNNFRVRKTFAKIAKIIDIPNLINIQKQSYEKFLQADIAADKREDLGLQGVFKSVFPIRDFNETSSLEFVSYHLERPKYDVDECHQRGMTYSAPIKVVVRLVVWDKDEETGAQSIRDVKEQEVYFGEIPLMTQNGTFIINGTERVVVSQLHRSPGAFFDHDKGKSHSSGKLLYNARIIPYRGSWIDFEFDHKDLLYVRIDRRRKLPATVLIRALGAVPDTAKKNPLEFKGSTEEILNYYYATETIYLHSAEEFEKSVELELLPGQRATRDIKTKTGELIVKKNRKFTRAAIKKLEAAKMKTLPIDADELFTKVSAYDVVEETNGVVLLECNEEVTQEKVDELLKHGIKEFKVLFIDNLNVGPYLRETLMLDKLETPEQSIMEIYRRLRPGDPPTPETAINLFTNLFFNPERYDLSKVGRLKLNFKFGLEEPLDGQILTKRDILEVIRYLIDLKNGKGTIDDIDHLGNRRVRAVGELLENQYRIGLVRMERAIKERMSLQEIETLMPHDLINAKPVTAVIKEFFGSSQLSQFMDQTNPLSEVTHKRRLSALGPGGLTRERAGFEVRDVHPTHYGRICPIETPEGPNIGLIASLSTYARVNEFGFVETPYRKVEAGVVTNDVAFYSALEEEKHTIAQANAETDKKGKFANALVSSRRGGEFVQARAEDVDLMDVSPKQLVSVAASLIPFLENDDANRALMGSNMQRQAVPLLRTAAPLVGTGIEAIVARDSGVTCVARRDGIVESVDAGRIVVKADVPASLSDVTSEVDIYNLLKYQRSNQNTCLNQKPIISKGDRVTKGDVIADGPATETGELALGQNVVVAFMPWQGYNFEDSILISERILKDDVFTSIHIEEFECIARDTKLGKEEITRDIPNVGEEALKDLDESGIIRIGAEVKPGDVLVGKITPKGETQLSPEEKLLRAIFGEKAGDVRDSSLRVPPGVVGTVINAKVFSRKGVEKDERAKQIESMEEAKLLKDQNDEIKVLQDSAFGRIRGLVRTKEVQGKLVDDKGKILLKKGDILDDELLSTVPYKYWGEISVGDPLDSRLRDILRNLEETKEAVKLAFGEKIARIKKGDELPPGVIKMVKVYVAIKRKLAVGDKMAGRHGNKGVVSRILPEEDMPYLEDGRPVDIVLNPLGVPSRMNIGQILETHLGWAAKGTGEALQRYVESNWSSDAIKERLKVIYSDPAFGEFLDKLDDEEIKQLCRRSKRGIHVATPVFDGAQETEIHALLDEGQLPRTGQMVLFDGRTGEPFDQNVTVGVMYMLKLHHLVDEKIHARSIGPYSLVTQQPLGGKAQFGGQRLGEMEVWAMEAYGAAYTLQEFLTVKSDDVVGRTRMYEAIVKGDNVLESGLPESFNVLLKELQSLALDVELLESAPPERQRSFGGDFLGGGDGEERKTGTEA; from the coding sequence ATGCCGACGCAGATCCAGAACAATTTCCGCGTGCGGAAGACCTTCGCGAAGATCGCGAAGATCATCGACATTCCCAATCTTATCAACATCCAGAAGCAGTCCTACGAGAAGTTCCTCCAGGCGGACATTGCCGCCGACAAGCGCGAGGACCTCGGTCTTCAGGGCGTCTTCAAGTCGGTGTTCCCCATCCGCGACTTCAACGAGACCTCCTCGCTGGAGTTCGTGAGCTACCACCTGGAGCGCCCGAAGTACGACGTGGATGAGTGCCACCAGCGTGGCATGACGTATTCGGCGCCCATCAAGGTCGTCGTGCGCCTGGTCGTGTGGGACAAGGACGAGGAGACCGGCGCCCAGTCCATCCGCGACGTGAAGGAGCAGGAGGTCTACTTCGGCGAAATCCCGCTGATGACCCAGAACGGCACCTTCATCATCAACGGTACCGAGCGCGTCGTCGTCAGCCAACTGCACCGCAGCCCGGGCGCCTTCTTCGACCACGACAAGGGCAAGAGCCACTCGTCTGGCAAGCTGCTCTACAACGCCCGCATCATTCCCTACCGCGGTTCGTGGATCGACTTCGAGTTCGACCACAAGGACCTGCTGTACGTTCGCATTGACCGCCGCCGCAAGCTGCCGGCCACGGTGCTCATCCGCGCGCTCGGCGCCGTCCCGGACACCGCGAAGAAGAACCCGCTGGAGTTCAAGGGCTCCACCGAGGAAATCCTCAACTACTACTACGCGACGGAGACGATCTACCTCCACAGCGCGGAGGAGTTCGAGAAGAGCGTCGAACTCGAACTGCTGCCCGGTCAGCGCGCGACCCGCGACATCAAGACCAAGACGGGCGAGCTGATCGTCAAGAAGAACCGCAAGTTCACCCGCGCCGCCATCAAGAAGCTCGAAGCGGCGAAGATGAAGACGCTCCCGATCGATGCGGACGAGCTCTTCACCAAGGTGTCCGCCTACGACGTGGTCGAAGAGACCAACGGCGTGGTGCTCCTCGAGTGCAACGAGGAAGTCACCCAGGAGAAGGTCGACGAGCTCCTCAAGCACGGCATCAAGGAGTTCAAGGTCCTCTTCATCGACAACCTCAACGTGGGCCCGTACCTGCGTGAGACGTTGATGCTGGACAAGCTCGAGACCCCCGAGCAGTCCATCATGGAGATCTACCGCCGCCTGCGCCCTGGCGATCCGCCGACGCCGGAGACGGCCATCAACCTGTTCACCAACCTGTTCTTCAACCCGGAGCGCTACGACCTCTCCAAGGTCGGCCGCCTCAAGCTGAACTTCAAGTTCGGCCTCGAGGAGCCGCTCGACGGGCAGATCCTCACCAAGCGGGACATCCTCGAGGTGATCCGCTACCTGATCGATCTGAAGAACGGCAAGGGGACCATCGACGACATCGACCACCTGGGCAACCGCCGCGTCCGCGCGGTGGGCGAGCTGCTGGAGAACCAGTACCGCATCGGCCTGGTGCGCATGGAGCGGGCGATCAAGGAGCGCATGAGCCTCCAGGAGATCGAGACGCTCATGCCGCACGATCTCATCAACGCCAAGCCTGTCACGGCGGTCATCAAGGAGTTCTTCGGGTCCAGCCAGCTGTCGCAGTTCATGGACCAGACGAACCCCCTGTCCGAGGTCACGCACAAGCGGCGCCTTTCGGCGCTCGGGCCCGGCGGCCTCACCCGTGAGCGCGCCGGCTTCGAGGTGCGCGACGTGCACCCGACGCACTACGGCCGCATCTGCCCCATCGAGACGCCGGAAGGTCCGAACATCGGCCTCATCGCGTCGCTGTCCACCTACGCGCGCGTCAACGAGTTCGGCTTCGTGGAGACGCCGTACCGCAAGGTCGAGGCGGGCGTGGTGACGAACGACGTGGCCTTCTACTCCGCCCTTGAGGAGGAGAAGCACACGATCGCCCAGGCGAACGCGGAGACGGACAAGAAGGGCAAGTTCGCCAACGCACTGGTGTCCAGCCGCCGGGGTGGTGAGTTCGTCCAGGCGCGCGCCGAGGACGTCGACCTGATGGACGTGTCCCCGAAGCAGCTGGTGTCGGTGGCCGCGTCGCTCATCCCGTTCCTGGAGAACGACGACGCCAACCGCGCGCTCATGGGCTCGAACATGCAGCGCCAGGCCGTTCCGCTGCTGCGCACCGCGGCGCCGCTGGTGGGCACGGGCATCGAGGCCATTGTCGCCCGCGACTCCGGCGTCACCTGCGTGGCCCGGCGCGACGGCATCGTGGAGAGCGTGGACGCCGGCCGCATCGTGGTGAAGGCGGACGTGCCGGCCTCGCTGAGCGATGTCACGAGCGAGGTCGACATCTACAACCTGCTCAAGTACCAGCGCTCCAACCAGAACACCTGCCTCAACCAGAAGCCCATCATCAGCAAGGGCGACCGGGTGACGAAGGGTGACGTCATCGCCGACGGTCCGGCGACGGAAACGGGCGAGCTGGCGCTGGGGCAGAACGTGGTCGTCGCGTTCATGCCGTGGCAGGGCTACAACTTCGAGGACTCCATCCTCATCAGCGAGCGCATCCTCAAGGACGACGTCTTCACGTCGATCCACATCGAGGAGTTCGAGTGCATCGCGCGCGACACCAAGCTGGGCAAGGAGGAGATCACCCGCGACATCCCGAACGTGGGTGAGGAGGCCCTCAAGGACCTCGACGAGAGCGGCATCATCCGCATCGGCGCCGAGGTGAAGCCCGGCGACGTGCTGGTGGGCAAGATCACCCCGAAGGGCGAAACGCAGCTGTCTCCCGAAGAGAAGCTGCTGCGCGCCATCTTCGGCGAGAAGGCCGGCGACGTGCGTGACAGCTCGCTGCGCGTCCCGCCGGGCGTGGTGGGCACCGTCATCAACGCCAAGGTGTTCAGCCGCAAGGGCGTGGAGAAGGACGAGCGCGCCAAGCAGATCGAGTCCATGGAGGAGGCGAAGCTCCTCAAGGACCAGAACGACGAGATCAAGGTCCTCCAGGACAGCGCGTTCGGCCGCATCCGCGGCCTGGTGCGCACCAAGGAGGTCCAGGGCAAGCTCGTGGACGACAAGGGGAAGATCCTCCTGAAGAAGGGGGACATCCTCGACGACGAGCTGCTGTCCACGGTGCCCTACAAGTACTGGGGTGAGATCTCCGTCGGCGACCCGCTGGACTCCCGCCTGCGCGACATCCTCCGCAACCTGGAGGAGACGAAGGAGGCCGTGAAGCTGGCCTTCGGCGAGAAGATCGCCCGCATCAAGAAGGGCGACGAGCTGCCGCCGGGCGTCATCAAGATGGTGAAGGTGTACGTCGCCATCAAGCGCAAGCTGGCCGTGGGCGACAAGATGGCCGGCCGCCACGGAAACAAGGGCGTCGTGTCCCGCATCCTCCCCGAGGAGGACATGCCGTACCTGGAGGACGGGCGTCCGGTGGACATCGTCCTCAACCCGCTGGGCGTGCCCTCGCGCATGAACATCGGGCAGATCCTCGAGACGCACCTGGGCTGGGCCGCCAAGGGCACCGGCGAAGCGCTGCAGCGCTACGTCGAGTCCAACTGGAGCTCGGACGCCATCAAGGAGCGCCTCAAGGTCATCTACAGCGACCCGGCGTTCGGCGAGTTCCTCGACAAGCTCGACGACGAGGAGATCAAGCAGCTGTGCCGCCGCTCCAAGCGGGGCATCCACGTCGCCACGCCCGTCTTCGACGGCGCGCAGGAGACGGAGATCCACGCCTTGCTGGACGAGGGTCAGCTGCCCCGCACGGGCCAGATGGTGCTCTTCGACGGGCGCACCGGTGAGCCGTTCGACCAGAACGTCACCGTGGGCGTCATGTACATGCTGAAGCTGCACCACCTGGTGGACGAGAAGATCCACGCCCGCTCCATCGGGCCCTACTCGCTCGTCACGCAGCAGCCCCTGGGCGGCAAGGCGCAGTTCGGCGGTCAGCGTCTGGGCGAGATGGAAGTCTGGGCGATGGAGGCCTACGGCGCGGCGTACACGCTGCAGGAGTTCCTCACCGTCAAGTCGGACGACGTGGTGGGCCGCACGCGCATGTACGAGGCCATCGTCAAGGGCGACAACGTCCTGGAGAGCGGCCTGCCCGAGTCGTTCAACGTGCTCCTCAAGGAACTCCAGTCGCTCGCGCTCGACGTGGAGTTGCTGGAGAGCGCCCCGCCGGAGCGGCAGCGCAGCTTCGGAGGCGACTTCCTCGGCGGTGGTGACGGCGAGGAGCGCAAGACGGGAACCGAGGCCTGA
- the rplA gene encoding 50S ribosomal protein L1 has translation MAKTGKKFRAAAALVDRDKRYAIGEGFQLLKKTVEARSTKYDQTVDVSINLGVDPKHADQMVRGAVVLPHGTGATVRVAVFAKGEKATDATNAGADVVGAEDLQKRIEEGFLDFDTVIATPDMMGVVGRLGKVLGPRGLMPNPKVGTVTMDVAKAIRDAKGGKVDFRAEKAGIVHAKLGKSSFEVEKLEANFNALVDLVMKLKPAAAKGVYLQGIAISSSMGPGIKLDTTEIKVRHG, from the coding sequence ATGGCTAAGACTGGGAAGAAGTTCCGTGCGGCCGCCGCTCTGGTTGACCGCGATAAGCGCTACGCCATCGGCGAGGGCTTTCAGCTCCTGAAGAAGACGGTGGAGGCTCGCTCCACCAAGTACGACCAGACGGTCGACGTCTCCATCAACCTGGGCGTGGACCCGAAGCACGCGGACCAGATGGTCCGTGGCGCCGTGGTGCTCCCGCACGGCACCGGCGCCACCGTGCGCGTGGCCGTGTTCGCCAAGGGCGAGAAGGCCACCGACGCGACCAACGCCGGCGCGGACGTGGTCGGCGCCGAGGACCTCCAGAAGCGTATCGAGGAGGGCTTCCTCGACTTCGACACCGTCATCGCCACCCCGGACATGATGGGTGTCGTCGGTCGCCTCGGTAAGGTGCTCGGTCCCCGTGGCCTGATGCCGAACCCGAAGGTCGGCACGGTGACCATGGACGTCGCGAAGGCCATTCGTGACGCCAAGGGTGGTAAGGTCGACTTCCGCGCCGAGAAGGCCGGTATCGTCCACGCGAAGCTGGGCAAGTCCTCCTTCGAGGTGGAGAAGCTCGAGGCCAACTTCAACGCCCTGGTGGACCTGGTGATGAAGCTGAAGCCGGCCGCCGCGAAGGGTGTGTACCTCCAGGGGATCGCCATCTCGTCCTCCATGGGCCCGGGCATCAAGCTCGACACCACGGAGATCAAGGTGCGCCACGGCTAA
- the rplL gene encoding 50S ribosomal protein L7/L12, which yields MADLNAIVDQLSSLTVLEAAELVKQLESKWGVSAAAVAVAAGPAAAAAPVEEKTEFTVVLANAGANKINVIKEIRAITGLGLKEAKDLVEGAPKNVKEGVNKDDAKKIKDQLTAAGATVDIK from the coding sequence ATGGCTGACCTGAACGCGATTGTTGACCAGCTCTCCTCTCTGACCGTCCTCGAGGCGGCCGAGCTCGTGAAGCAGCTCGAGAGCAAGTGGGGCGTTTCCGCCGCCGCCGTGGCCGTTGCCGCGGGCCCGGCCGCCGCCGCCGCTCCTGTCGAGGAGAAGACGGAGTTCACGGTGGTGCTGGCCAACGCCGGCGCCAACAAGATCAACGTCATCAAGGAGATCCGCGCGATCACCGGCCTGGGCCTGAAGGAGGCCAAGGACCTGGTCGAGGGCGCTCCGAAGAACGTCAAGGAAGGCGTCAACAAGGACGACGCCAAGAAGATCAAGGACCAGCTCACCGCGGCTGGTGCGACCGTCGACATCAAGTAG
- the rplK gene encoding 50S ribosomal protein L11, which produces MKKITGQVKLQIPAGKANPAPPIGPALGQQGVNIMEFCKQFNAKTQAEAKEGLIIPVVITVYADRSFTFILKTPPAAVLIKKAAGLHTEKKKGSGAKKPGKEKVGQITRAQLEEIAKKKIQDTTAASLEACMNTIAGTARSMGIDVVG; this is translated from the coding sequence ATGAAGAAGATCACAGGTCAGGTCAAGCTGCAGATTCCCGCCGGTAAGGCGAACCCCGCTCCGCCGATCGGCCCCGCGCTCGGTCAGCAGGGCGTGAACATCATGGAGTTCTGCAAGCAGTTCAACGCGAAGACCCAGGCGGAAGCCAAGGAAGGTCTCATCATCCCGGTGGTCATCACCGTGTATGCGGACCGCTCCTTCACCTTCATCCTGAAGACCCCGCCCGCCGCCGTCCTCATCAAGAAGGCCGCGGGTCTCCACACGGAGAAGAAGAAGGGTTCGGGCGCGAAGAAGCCGGGCAAGGAGAAGGTCGGGCAGATCACCCGCGCTCAGCTCGAGGAAATCGCGAAGAAGAAGATCCAGGACACCACCGCCGCGTCGCTCGAGGCCTGCATGAACACCATTGCTGGCACCGCACGCTCCATGGGCATCGACGTCGTCGGCTAG
- the rplJ gene encoding 50S ribosomal protein L10, whose product MLKSEKEEMIKELHEKFSRTTSAVVAEFTKVDVETVTKLRKKFREGNVEYKVIKNTLARRAAQGTSVSVIADDFTGPVALCISYGDVVAPAKILVEFTKDIEDKIKIRTAVVEGRKVDVAGVKALAKLPGLPELRAQLLGVISQPASKLVRTIAAPGSQLARVVQANADKAQG is encoded by the coding sequence GTGCTGAAGAGCGAGAAGGAAGAGATGATCAAGGAGCTCCACGAGAAGTTCTCGAGGACGACCTCCGCCGTCGTCGCCGAGTTCACCAAGGTGGACGTGGAGACGGTGACCAAGCTCCGCAAGAAGTTCCGCGAGGGCAACGTCGAGTACAAGGTCATCAAGAACACGCTGGCGCGCCGTGCCGCGCAGGGCACGTCCGTGTCGGTCATCGCTGATGACTTCACGGGCCCCGTGGCCCTGTGCATCAGCTACGGCGACGTGGTGGCTCCCGCGAAGATCCTGGTCGAGTTCACGAAGGACATCGAGGACAAGATCAAGATCCGCACCGCCGTCGTCGAAGGCCGCAAGGTCGACGTCGCTGGCGTGAAGGCCCTGGCGAAGCTGCCGGGTCTGCCCGAGCTTCGCGCGCAGCTGCTGGGCGTCATCAGCCAGCCCGCGAGCAAGCTGGTTCGGACCATCGCGGCTCCGGGTTCGCAGCTCGCCCGAGTCGTCCAGGCCAACGCGGACAAGGCGCAGGGCTGA